In Helianthus annuus cultivar XRQ/B chromosome 3, HanXRQr2.0-SUNRISE, whole genome shotgun sequence, a single window of DNA contains:
- the LOC110931273 gene encoding uncharacterized protein LOC110931273, translating to MADARNINDDNDDNNDVVRQEAFENRVTEVAEGVIQANLPRLAQEVESRVLGVVDAMMTSKFEELKELIEGSKSRGKERRCTYKDFMACHPTTYDGKIDPVECQRWISNIEAVFIRSRCDKEDQVMFATGLLTHQAKDWWDAHSKEVGEDRLQVMTWQEFKGPFMRYHCPQSAIDKIQEDFLRLRQKNESVNEIANNFMDKMKFCGELVTTERMKISRFYGVLKAEVREFITPSKCETLEELIDLARDREIEIKRQEERGEKRPSEKGASFSPSKKGKFQDQGRKGKSKGGITPCKTCGKLHTGECLLGKKGCFKCGKEGHSSYQCPDNPKTCFNCFEKGHIKSECPKLQQG from the coding sequence ATGGCTGATGCAAGAAATATTAACgatgataatgatgataacaaTGATGTGGTTAGACAAGAAGCATTCGAGAACAGAGTTACAGAAGTAGCGGAAGGGGTTATACAAGCCAATCTTCCACGGTTGGCTCAAGAAGTAGAAAGCCGAGTTCTGGGGGTTGTGGATGCTATGATGACTAGTAAGTTCGAAGAGTTGAAGGAATTAATCGAAGGATCCAAGAGTAGAGGTAAGGAACGAAGGTGCACTTATAAGGATTTTATGGCATGCCATCCGACGACGTATGACGGTAAAATAGATCCTGTTGAATGTCAAAGATGGATCTCGAACATAGAGGCGGTCTTTATACGAAGTCGGTGTGATaaggaggatcaagtgatgttcgCTACCGGTTTACTAACCCATCAGGCGAAGGATTGGTGGGATGCTCACAGCAAGGAGGTAGGCGAAGACAGACTGCAAGTTATGACTTGGCAGGAGTTTAAGGGGCCCTTCATGAGATATCATTGTCCTCAGTCGGCTATCGACAAGATTCAGGAGGATTTCTTACGCCTCCGGCAGAAAAACGAATCAGTGAATGAAATAGCAAACAattttatggataagatgaagttctgtggAGAATTGGTAACAACCGAGAGGATGAAGATAAGTCGTTTTTATGGCGTGTTAAAGGCAGAAGTTAGAGAGTTCATCACTCCCTCAAAATGTGAAACTCTTGAAGAGCTCATTGATTTAGCGCGGGATAGAGAGATCGAAATTAAAAGGCAAGAAGAACGAGGTGAAAAGAGGCCGAGTGAAAAAGGTGCAAGTTTTAGTCCATCCAAAAAAGGGAAGTTTCAGGATCAAGGAAGAAAGGGTAAGTCGAAAGGTGGGATTACACCATGCAAGACGTGTGGAAAGCTCCATACCGGAGAATGTTTGCTAGGTAAGAAGGGGTGCTTTAAATGCGGTAAGGAGGGGCATTCGTCCTATCAATGCCCGGACAACCCAAAGACTTGTTTCAACTGTTtcgaaaaagggcatatcaagtcGGAATGTCCAAAGCTTCAACAAGGGTGA
- the LOC110931274 gene encoding uncharacterized protein LOC110931274: protein MAPYELLYGRKCRTPVCWGEVGQRELAPSDLITVTNEKIGMVRTRLKAAQDRQKAYADKRKRPIEFQVGDFVLLKVSPWKGIIRFRKRGKLGPRYIGPFQILARVGEVAYRLELPPALDGIHNTFHVSQLRKCLADETALVPLDDIELDEGLNYVEKPIAIKDFKVKNLRNKAVKQVLVQWRHRKGSDLTWETEDEMRKHYPFLFGIMLEIMFYEKCSENPLCKDYVTNRKFMRIMIMCYLICEIVVMLEC from the exons atggcaccatacGAATTATTATACGGGAGAAAATGTaggactcccgtatgttggggtgAAGTAGGGCAAAGAGAACTTGCACCAAGTGATTTAATAACAGTAACGAATGAAAAGATCGGAATGGTTAGAACAAGGTTGAAAGCAGCTCAAGATCGGCAAAAAGCTTATGCAGACAAGAGAAAGCGTCCTAtcgaattccaagtcggagattttGTTTTGCTAAAAgtgtccccatggaagggtataatcCGTTTTCGCAAACGGGGAAAGTTAGGTCCTCGTTACATCGGGCCGTTTCAAATCTTAGCTCGGGTTGGAGAGGTTGCATATCGATTAGAATTACCGCCTGCTCTAGACGGGATTCACAATACCTTCCACGTGTCACAATTAAGAAAGTGTCTTGCGGATGAGACAGCACTAGTACCACTCGATGATATCGAGTTGGACGAAGGGTTAAATTATGTCGAAAAACCCATAGCCATTAAGGACTTCAAGGTGAAGAATCTCCGCAACAAAGCTGTTAAACAAGTGTTGGTCCAATGGCGACACCGAAAAGGTTCGGATCTTACATGGGAAACTGAAGACGAAATGAGAAAGCACTACCCTTTTCTTTTCG GAATCATGCTTGAAATTATGTTCTATGAAAAGTGTAGTGAAAACCCACTTTGTAAAGATTATGTTACTAATAGGAAATTCATGAGAATTATGATCATGTGTTATTTGatatgtgaaattgttgtgatgcTCGAATGCTAG